In one Agathobacter rectalis ATCC 33656 genomic region, the following are encoded:
- a CDS encoding 2'-5' RNA ligase family protein: MYLVSVYFDKTAVHILQRYINKIAEKTGNSFMVDNNVPPHMTISAIEARSENALLGAMDNLRNSLFNGTISIVSVGQLLPYVFYATPVLNGYLQDLSEKVFDEVKSIPESTVSRYYKPMSWLPHITLGKTLTKEQMQMAFSVMQESFVPFEAAITEIGLARVNPHRDVVRWELKQQQ, encoded by the coding sequence ATGTATCTTGTATCTGTATATTTTGACAAGACGGCAGTTCATATTTTACAACGATATATAAATAAAATAGCTGAGAAAACAGGTAATTCATTCATGGTGGATAACAATGTACCGCCACACATGACGATATCGGCAATAGAAGCCCGAAGTGAAAATGCTTTATTGGGAGCAATGGATAATCTGCGAAATTCACTGTTTAATGGGACGATTAGCATTGTGTCAGTTGGACAATTGCTGCCATATGTATTTTATGCCACGCCGGTGCTTAACGGATATTTACAGGATTTATCGGAAAAAGTATTTGATGAGGTGAAAAGCATTCCGGAATCTACAGTGAGCAGATATTACAAGCCAATGAGCTGGCTGCCACATATTACACTTGGAAAGACACTGACAAAGGAACAGATGCAGATGGCATTTTCAGTAATGCAGGAAAGCTTTGTGCCTTTTGAAGCGGCAATTACGGAGATTGGACTTGCCAGAGTTAATCCACATAGAGATGTGGTGCGATGGGAGTTAAAACAGCAGCAATAA